The following coding sequences are from one Achromobacter sp. B7 window:
- a CDS encoding amidohydrolase family protein, translated as MTATRQTLFIGGLVFDGEGKVLRDHGVLVEDKQVARVAPAGAFEGYAGLQVNTTGMTLMPSLADCHVHLVYTGGADPNALLSKQGPAQITLTALENAQASLRGGVTALRDCGGKDYLEFGVRDAIARGVFPGPTIKASGRIICMTGGHGNRIGRVADGVDDVVKAVREQVHAGCDLVKIMATGGVMTPGVSPMDAHYSFDELKAGVHEAKRFRKSTASHAQGTQGILNAVRAGIDSIEHGIFMDDDCLREMLEAETYLVPTIAAVRNIIANADNGIPAYAVEKARAVEQRHRESFQMYYKAGGRIAMGTDAGTPFNLHGENAMELAYMVEFGMTPVDALIAGTSRGHDLMGLTQHGVIAEGKVADLLLVQGDPTEDILKAADKRFHVAVLRNGEPAAGALPF; from the coding sequence ATGACGGCGACACGACAGACTCTCTTTATCGGCGGCCTGGTATTCGATGGCGAGGGCAAGGTATTGCGCGATCACGGTGTGCTGGTTGAAGACAAGCAGGTGGCGCGCGTGGCGCCGGCCGGCGCGTTTGAAGGCTATGCGGGGCTACAGGTCAACACCACCGGCATGACGCTGATGCCCAGCCTGGCCGACTGCCATGTGCACCTGGTCTACACCGGCGGCGCCGACCCCAACGCCTTGCTCAGCAAACAGGGCCCCGCGCAGATCACATTGACCGCGCTGGAAAATGCCCAGGCCAGCCTGCGCGGTGGCGTGACCGCTTTGCGCGACTGCGGCGGCAAGGACTACCTGGAATTTGGCGTGCGCGACGCGATTGCGCGCGGCGTGTTTCCCGGCCCCACCATCAAGGCGTCCGGCCGCATCATCTGCATGACGGGCGGACACGGCAACCGCATCGGCCGCGTTGCGGATGGCGTCGATGACGTCGTCAAGGCGGTGCGCGAGCAAGTCCACGCAGGCTGCGACCTGGTGAAGATCATGGCCACCGGCGGCGTCATGACGCCCGGCGTCAGCCCGATGGACGCGCACTACAGCTTCGATGAACTGAAGGCGGGCGTGCACGAAGCCAAGCGCTTTCGCAAAAGCACGGCCAGCCATGCGCAAGGCACCCAGGGCATTCTGAACGCCGTGCGCGCGGGCATCGATTCGATCGAACACGGCATCTTCATGGACGATGATTGCCTGCGCGAAATGCTGGAAGCCGAAACCTATCTGGTGCCCACCATCGCCGCGGTGCGCAATATCATCGCCAACGCCGACAACGGCATCCCGGCGTACGCGGTGGAGAAGGCGCGGGCGGTGGAACAACGCCATCGGGAATCGTTCCAGATGTACTACAAGGCCGGCGGCCGCATCGCGATGGGCACGGACGCGGGCACGCCGTTCAACCTGCACGGCGAAAACGCCATGGAGCTGGCGTACATGGTCGAATTCGGCATGACGCCTGTCGATGCGCTGATAGCGGGCACGTCGCGCGGCCACGACCTGATGGGCTTGACCCAGCACGGCGTCATCGCCGAGGGCAAGGTGGCCGACCTGCTGCTGGTGCAA
- a CDS encoding ABC transporter ATP-binding protein, translating to MALLNIEDIRIEFPSRRGTLVAVDGVSLSLEKGEILGVVGESGAGKSTIGNAVIGLLEAPGRLAGGSVLLNGERIDTLTPAQKRKVRGRRIGMIFQDPLTSLDPLQTVESQLVETMQVHLNLTHAEARKRAVQLLVQVGIDQPELRVKQYPHQFSGGMRQRVVIALALCCEPEVIIADEPTTALDVSIQAQILELLKKLCREEQVGMIIITHDMGVIADVTDRVAVLYHGKLVEQGPTAKILGDPDHPYTRSLISAVPRPDIKLKRFPLVTYIEDVKTPSQPLDLATHWLGQRRDFGAQTDGPLVQVRDLSMRFVLKSALLKRNQRTLDAVKRVNFSIGEGEVFGLVGESGSGKSTVARLISGLYTPSEGSVTFGGTDLTALKGEKQLNPFRRQIQMIFQDPFSSLNPRMRVLDIIAEPIRFHKLAASEAEARRIVADLLDVVGLGDRAAERFPHEFSGGQRQRICIARALATRPRFLICDEPTSALDVSIQAQILNLLKDLQEELGLTMLFISHDLPVIRQMCDRVGVMRYGELLEVAETETLFQQPQHPYSQHLLGLMPRLQTMSREGLDVVEG from the coding sequence ATGGCCCTGTTGAACATTGAAGACATCCGCATCGAATTCCCCAGCCGCCGTGGCACGCTGGTGGCGGTGGACGGCGTATCGCTATCGCTGGAAAAAGGCGAGATCCTGGGCGTGGTGGGCGAGTCCGGCGCGGGCAAGTCCACCATCGGCAACGCGGTGATCGGCCTGCTGGAAGCGCCCGGTCGTTTGGCCGGCGGCTCGGTGCTGCTGAACGGTGAACGCATCGACACACTGACGCCCGCGCAAAAGCGCAAGGTGCGCGGCCGCCGCATCGGCATGATTTTCCAAGACCCGCTGACGTCGCTGGACCCGCTGCAAACGGTGGAAAGCCAGCTGGTGGAAACCATGCAGGTGCACCTGAACCTGACGCACGCCGAAGCCAGGAAACGTGCGGTGCAACTGCTGGTCCAAGTCGGCATTGACCAGCCGGAACTGCGCGTCAAGCAATACCCGCATCAGTTCTCGGGCGGCATGCGCCAGCGCGTGGTGATTGCGCTGGCCTTGTGCTGCGAACCCGAAGTCATCATCGCCGACGAACCCACGACCGCGCTGGACGTTTCCATCCAGGCGCAGATTCTTGAGCTGTTGAAGAAGCTGTGCCGCGAAGAGCAGGTCGGCATGATCATCATCACGCACGACATGGGCGTGATTGCGGACGTGACGGATCGGGTGGCGGTGCTGTATCACGGCAAGCTGGTCGAACAAGGGCCCACCGCCAAGATCCTGGGCGACCCCGACCATCCCTACACGCGCAGCCTGATATCGGCCGTGCCGCGCCCGGACATCAAGCTCAAGCGCTTTCCGCTGGTCACCTACATCGAAGACGTCAAGACGCCGTCGCAACCGCTGGACCTGGCCACGCATTGGCTGGGGCAGCGGCGCGACTTTGGCGCGCAAACGGATGGCCCCTTGGTGCAGGTGCGTGACCTGTCCATGCGCTTCGTGCTCAAAAGCGCGCTGCTCAAGCGCAACCAACGCACGCTGGACGCCGTCAAGCGCGTGAACTTTTCCATTGGCGAAGGCGAGGTCTTCGGGCTGGTGGGCGAATCGGGCTCCGGCAAGTCCACGGTCGCAAGGTTGATCTCGGGCTTGTACACGCCGTCGGAAGGCTCGGTCACGTTCGGCGGCACCGACCTGACGGCGCTAAAGGGCGAGAAACAACTCAACCCGTTCCGGCGCCAGATCCAGATGATTTTCCAGGATCCGTTTTCGTCGCTGAACCCGCGCATGCGCGTGCTGGACATCATTGCCGAGCCCATCCGCTTTCATAAGCTGGCGGCATCCGAAGCCGAAGCGCGCCGCATCGTGGCGGATCTGCTGGACGTCGTGGGCTTGGGCGATCGCGCCGCCGAGCGCTTTCCGCACGAGTTCTCGGGCGGCCAACGCCAGCGCATCTGCATCGCCCGCGCGCTGGCCACGCGCCCGCGTTTTTTGATCTGCGACGAACCCACGTCCGCGCTGGACGTATCGATTCAGGCGCAGATCCTGAATCTGCTGAAAGACCTGCAAGAAGAACTGGGCCTGACCATGCTGTTCATCAGCCACGACCTGCCGGTGATTCGCCAGATGTGCGACCGCGTCGGCGTGATGCGCTATGGCGAATTGCTGGAAGTGGCGGAAACCGAAACGCTGTTCCAGCAGCCGCAACACCCCTACAGCCAGCACCTGCTTGGCCTGATGCCGCGCCTGCAAACCATGTCCCGCGAGGGGCTGGATGTGGTCGAAGGCTGA
- a CDS encoding ABC transporter permease codes for MIARIAPLFARAADSDIWHSFKRSPGAIIAAIVTLAILLGALFAPIIAPHNPFDLASLSIMDANTPPAWEEGGSPDFLLGTDDQGRDILSAVLYGSRVSLLVGFASVLFSMVLGVTLGLISGYAGGRVDSFIMRIADVQLSFPAILVALLIDGVARGVLPRDMHDQLALYVLIFAIGISGWVQYARTVRGSTLVERNKEYVQAARLIGIGPITILRRHILPNVMGPVLVIATIHLAIAIITEATLSFLGVGVPPTAPSLGTLIRIGNSYLFSGMWWISIFPGIALVALVLSVNLLGDWLRDALNPKLR; via the coding sequence ATGATTGCTCGCATCGCTCCCCTGTTTGCCCGCGCGGCCGACAGCGATATCTGGCACAGCTTCAAGCGCTCGCCCGGCGCCATCATCGCCGCCATCGTGACGCTGGCGATATTGCTGGGCGCGCTGTTCGCGCCCATCATCGCGCCCCACAACCCCTTCGACCTGGCGTCGCTGTCCATCATGGACGCCAACACGCCGCCCGCCTGGGAAGAGGGCGGTAGCCCAGACTTCCTGCTGGGCACTGACGATCAGGGCCGAGACATTCTTTCTGCCGTGTTGTATGGCTCGCGCGTGTCGCTGCTGGTGGGGTTTGCATCGGTGCTGTTCTCGATGGTGCTGGGCGTAACGCTGGGTCTTATCAGCGGTTACGCCGGCGGCCGCGTCGACAGCTTCATCATGCGCATCGCTGACGTGCAGCTGTCGTTTCCCGCCATCCTGGTGGCGCTGCTGATCGACGGCGTGGCGCGTGGCGTCTTGCCGCGCGACATGCACGATCAACTGGCGCTGTACGTGCTGATTTTCGCCATCGGGATCTCGGGCTGGGTGCAGTACGCGCGCACCGTGCGCGGCTCCACGCTGGTCGAACGCAACAAGGAATATGTGCAGGCGGCACGGCTGATCGGCATCGGCCCGATCACCATCCTGCGCCGCCACATCCTGCCCAACGTCATGGGCCCCGTGCTGGTCATTGCCACCATCCATTTGGCGATTGCCATCATCACGGAAGCCACGCTGTCGTTCCTGGGCGTGGGCGTGCCGCCGACGGCGCCGTCGCTGGGCACGTTGATTCGTATCGGCAACAGCTATCTGTTTTCGGGCATGTGGTGGATCTCGATTTTTCCGGGCATTGCGCTGGTGGCGCTGGTGCTATCGGTCAACCTGCTGGGCGACTGGCTGCGCGACGCGCTCAACCCCAAGCTGCGCTGA
- a CDS encoding ABC transporter permease translates to MLSFIAQRLIQSVLVMLTVALIAFSMFRYVGDPIASMVGQDTTPEQRAQLREQLGLDDPFVVQFARFVGNAAHGDFGISYRQRRPVSELLEERMPATLELSFVSAVMALALGIPMGIYTALRRHGVLSKAFMALSLAGISLPTFLIGILLILVFGVQLRWLPSFGRGDVVSLGWWTTGFLTKSGWLALIMPAITLALFQMTLIMRLVRAEMLEVLRADFIKFARARGLPERLINFRHALKNTMVPVITITGLQLGSIIAFAIITETVFQWPGMGLLFIQAISMVDIPVMAAYLVLIAFMFVVINLVVDLLYFAVDPRLRVQSK, encoded by the coding sequence ATGCTTTCCTTTATTGCGCAACGGCTTATCCAGTCGGTGCTGGTGATGTTGACGGTGGCGCTGATCGCGTTCTCCATGTTCCGCTATGTGGGCGACCCGATCGCCAGCATGGTCGGCCAGGACACCACCCCTGAACAACGCGCGCAGTTGCGCGAACAGCTGGGCCTGGACGACCCCTTCGTCGTGCAGTTTGCGCGCTTTGTCGGCAACGCCGCGCATGGCGACTTCGGCATTTCGTACCGGCAGCGCCGCCCCGTCAGCGAGCTGCTTGAAGAGCGCATGCCCGCTACGCTGGAACTGTCGTTCGTGTCTGCCGTGATGGCGCTGGCGTTGGGTATTCCGATGGGCATCTACACCGCGCTGCGCCGCCACGGCGTGCTGTCCAAGGCGTTCATGGCGTTGTCGCTGGCCGGCATCTCGCTGCCCACCTTCCTGATCGGCATCCTGCTCATTCTTGTCTTTGGCGTGCAGCTGCGATGGCTGCCCAGCTTCGGACGGGGCGACGTGGTCAGCCTGGGGTGGTGGACCACCGGCTTTCTGACCAAGTCCGGATGGCTGGCGCTGATCATGCCGGCGATCACACTGGCGCTGTTTCAGATGACGTTGATCATGCGGCTGGTGCGCGCGGAAATGTTGGAAGTGCTGCGCGCCGATTTCATCAAGTTCGCGCGGGCGCGCGGCTTGCCCGAACGGCTGATCAACTTTCGCCACGCCTTGAAGAACACGATGGTGCCGGTCATCACGATCACCGGCCTGCAACTGGGCTCGATCATCGCGTTCGCCATCATCACCGAAACCGTATTCCAGTGGCCCGGCATGGGGCTGTTGTTCATCCAGGCCATCAGCATGGTGGACATTCCGGTGATGGCGGCGTATCTGGTGCTGATCGCCTTCATGTTCGTGGTCATCAACCTGGTCGTCGACCTGCTGTATTTCGCCGTGGACCCGCGTCTGCGCGTGCAGAGCAAGTAA
- a CDS encoding ABC transporter substrate-binding protein: MRTFPHLKQAALATAIAASLAFSAGATAKTFHWAYQGDATSMDPMALNETFTLGFQGNIYETLAGYDGNLKLTPLLAESWENPEPTKWVFKLRKGVKFHDGSPFTADDVIFSWKRSLTPGSDMKGYGAKASDIKKVDDYTVEVTTPTPNPILPREWVFLYIMSKTWAEKNKTTEATNVKGDNQGNYANLNANGTGPFMLVSRQPDVKTVLKRYDGYWNKDIKTNVDEVIFQPITQEATRVAALISGEMDLVQPVPVQDWKRLEDAKGVKPLTAPEARAIFIGMDQDRDELLFSDVKGKNPFKDAKVREAVVLAVDTKAINDKIMRGAAKPLGSLVATAINGYADSYGAPYKPDPERAKKLLAEAGYPKGFTVTMDCPNDRYVNDEKVCQAVAGMLARVGIKINLLAQTKSKYFGKILLQAGNQTSMYMLGWTPSSTDAHNALLNLAACRDAKTAAGQFNLGGYCNKKVDELTNKIGVETDQTKRNAMIKEAFEIVRKDYGYLPLHQQPMSWGVKDNIKVIQRADDVLDLRDVVLP, translated from the coding sequence ATGCGTACTTTTCCTCACTTGAAGCAAGCTGCGCTGGCGACCGCCATTGCCGCGTCGTTGGCGTTCAGCGCCGGCGCGACCGCCAAGACCTTTCACTGGGCGTACCAGGGCGACGCCACCTCGATGGACCCGATGGCGCTGAACGAGACCTTCACGCTAGGCTTCCAAGGCAACATCTACGAAACGCTGGCCGGCTATGACGGCAACTTGAAGCTGACGCCGCTGCTGGCCGAAAGCTGGGAAAACCCCGAGCCCACCAAATGGGTCTTCAAGCTGCGCAAAGGGGTGAAGTTTCACGACGGCTCGCCGTTCACCGCCGACGACGTGATCTTCTCGTGGAAGCGCAGCCTGACGCCCGGCTCGGACATGAAGGGCTACGGCGCCAAGGCCTCCGACATCAAGAAGGTTGACGACTACACCGTCGAGGTCACCACCCCCACGCCCAACCCCATCCTGCCGCGCGAATGGGTGTTCCTGTACATCATGAGCAAGACGTGGGCGGAAAAGAACAAGACCACCGAGGCCACCAACGTCAAGGGCGACAACCAGGGCAACTATGCCAACCTGAACGCCAATGGCACCGGCCCCTTCATGCTGGTGTCGCGCCAGCCCGATGTGAAGACGGTGCTCAAGCGTTATGACGGCTACTGGAACAAAGACATCAAGACCAATGTCGACGAAGTCATCTTCCAGCCGATCACCCAGGAAGCCACCCGCGTGGCCGCGCTGATCTCGGGCGAAATGGACCTGGTGCAGCCCGTGCCCGTGCAAGACTGGAAGCGCCTGGAAGACGCCAAGGGCGTCAAGCCGCTGACGGCGCCCGAAGCGCGCGCCATCTTCATCGGCATGGACCAGGACCGCGACGAACTGCTGTTCTCGGACGTCAAGGGCAAGAACCCGTTCAAGGATGCCAAGGTGCGCGAAGCCGTTGTGCTGGCCGTGGACACCAAGGCCATCAACGACAAGATCATGCGCGGCGCGGCCAAACCGCTGGGTTCGCTGGTGGCCACCGCCATCAACGGCTACGCGGATTCCTACGGCGCCCCGTACAAGCCCGACCCCGAACGCGCCAAGAAGCTGTTGGCCGAAGCGGGCTATCCGAAGGGCTTCACCGTCACCATGGACTGCCCGAACGACCGCTACGTCAACGACGAAAAGGTCTGCCAGGCAGTGGCCGGCATGTTGGCGCGCGTGGGCATCAAGATCAATCTGCTGGCGCAGACCAAGTCCAAGTACTTCGGCAAGATCCTGCTGCAAGCGGGCAACCAGACCAGCATGTACATGCTGGGTTGGACACCAAGTTCCACCGACGCGCACAACGCGCTGCTGAACCTGGCCGCGTGCCGCGATGCGAAGACGGCGGCCGGCCAGTTCAACCTGGGCGGCTACTGCAACAAGAAGGTGGACGAGCTGACCAACAAGATCGGCGTCGAAACCGATCAGACCAAGCGCAACGCCATGATCAAGGAAGCCTTCGAGATCGTGCGCAAGGACTACGGCTATCTGCCCTTGCACCAGCAGCCGATGTCCTGGGGCGTAAAGGACAACATCAAGGTCATCCAGCGCGCCGACGACGTGCTTGACCTGCGTGACGTGGTGTTGCCGTAA
- a CDS encoding GTPase/DUF3482 domain-containing protein, with translation MADDIIKIALVGHTNTGKTSLLRTLTRDTTFGEVADSPGTTRHVEGARLRLDGRAVLEWFDTPGMEDSIALLEYLERLDQPAERLDGPARIRRFLDTPEAHGRFEQEARVLTKMLECDAALYVIDARDPVLGKHRDELSILAACGRPLLPVLNFVNAPAHRANEWRGAMARLGLHAVVEFDTVAPPLDGEQQLYAKLGVLLDRHAGALARLSDSLSAQRRERHAAAYELLADLLIDVAALRLASLSDDTALAAASAQLRDHVRQREQTCVNALLALYNFRAADFTDDALPLQGERWGMDLFHPQALKDMGVQVGMGAAAGAMAGAAVDLLSAGLSLGTGMLIGAAAGGLWQGVEKLGKRVAGKLRGWREISVDDAVLRLLALRQRQLIDALERRGHAAREPLKLALPDDDAWRKGPLPEALKEARSRPEWSALGKHYEDSDRRKRTVHELARTLAASAASPGPAIE, from the coding sequence ATGGCTGACGACATCATCAAGATCGCGCTGGTCGGCCACACCAACACCGGCAAGACATCGCTGCTGCGCACCCTGACGCGCGACACGACTTTTGGCGAAGTGGCCGACAGTCCCGGCACAACCCGCCACGTAGAAGGCGCGCGGCTGCGGCTGGACGGCCGCGCCGTGCTGGAATGGTTCGACACCCCCGGCATGGAAGACAGCATCGCGCTGCTGGAATACCTGGAACGCCTGGACCAACCAGCCGAACGGCTGGACGGCCCGGCGCGCATCCGGCGCTTTCTGGATACGCCCGAGGCGCACGGCCGCTTCGAGCAGGAAGCGCGCGTGCTGACGAAGATGCTGGAGTGCGACGCGGCGTTGTACGTGATCGACGCGCGCGACCCCGTGCTGGGCAAGCATCGCGACGAACTCTCCATCCTTGCGGCTTGCGGGCGGCCCCTGCTGCCCGTGCTTAATTTTGTGAACGCCCCCGCGCATCGCGCCAACGAATGGCGCGGCGCCATGGCGCGGCTGGGCCTGCACGCGGTGGTGGAGTTCGACACGGTAGCCCCGCCGCTGGACGGCGAGCAGCAGCTGTACGCCAAGCTGGGCGTGCTGCTGGACCGCCATGCCGGTGCGCTGGCGCGCCTGTCCGACAGCCTGTCCGCGCAACGCCGCGAACGTCACGCCGCCGCCTACGAACTGCTGGCCGATCTGCTGATCGACGTGGCGGCGCTGCGCCTGGCCAGCCTTAGCGACGACACCGCGTTAGCCGCCGCCTCGGCGCAGTTGCGCGACCACGTGCGCCAACGCGAACAAACCTGCGTGAACGCGCTGCTGGCGCTCTACAACTTTCGCGCGGCCGACTTCACCGACGACGCACTGCCTTTGCAAGGCGAACGTTGGGGCATGGACCTGTTCCACCCGCAGGCGCTCAAGGACATGGGCGTGCAGGTGGGCATGGGCGCCGCGGCCGGCGCCATGGCAGGCGCGGCCGTCGACCTGCTTAGCGCGGGCCTGAGCCTGGGCACCGGCATGCTGATCGGCGCGGCGGCGGGCGGCTTGTGGCAAGGCGTTGAAAAGCTGGGCAAGCGCGTGGCCGGCAAGCTGCGCGGTTGGCGCGAGATCAGCGTTGACGACGCCGTACTGCGCTTGCTGGCGCTGCGCCAGCGCCAGTTGATCGATGCGTTGGAGCGTCGCGGACACGCCGCACGAGAACCATTGAAACTAGCCCTTCCGGATGATGACGCCTGGCGCAAAGGCCCCTTGCCGGAGGCCCTGAAAGAAGCGCGCAGCCGCCCGGAATGGTCGGCACTGGGTAAACACTACGAAGACAGCGACCGGCGCAAACGCACTGTCCATGAGCTGGCTCGAACGCTTGCCGCCTCTGCCGCATCGCCCGGCCCGGCCATCGAATAG